The sequence GTTCTCGACCTACGAATGCCGAAAATTGGCGGAATCGAAACGATCAAGTTGCTGAAAAAGGAGAATAATTCAGTACGCGTACTGGTCTTCAGCAACTACGCCAGCGGCGAAGAGGCGACTCAAGCCTATCGAGCAGGAGCTTCCGGTTTCGTCGTTAAGGACATGCCACTCGACAACCTCATTGAGGGCATTCGCAGCGTCTACCAAGGCGACCAATACCTCCCCACGGAGATCGCGACCCGACTGAGCCGCCAAGCGCTCTCGCATCTCACCAAGCGTGAGCTAGAGGTTTTAAGCTACGTCGCCAAAGGCCTCAGCAACAAAGAAATCGCAGCCGAGCTAGAACTGGTCGAAGGCACCATCAAGGTCCATATTACCAACATCCTCTCGAAGCTCGGAGTCTCGGATCGAACCCAAGCCATCCTGACAGCCGTAAAGCGAGGGCTCATTCACATCGAATGACCCTTCCCGTCGATACCGCACTCACGCCTCGCGAGCGACTATCCAAAATCCGGCAACTCAATAATGGCCTGCACTTCTTTTTAGGAGCGATCTTCCCCCTACACCACTCCCTAGATCGGAAAAGTCTTCTCGCATGCAAGAGCTCATTGCCGATGAGCCTCTCGCTTCCAAGGAGCCCCCCCCCCCTGATCTATTCGGGACAGGAAGCGGGCCGCGGTTGGGTATGGAATCTTGAACAGCAAACGGGTACATTCCTCGAAGCTTGCTTCGCTGGTAATTCTTGCGATTCAACAAGCCCCGTCGCGCGAAGCGTTTGTTTGCCGTGATGCCCCGTCGCGGTCTCTCCGCGATCGACGGAGTCGATAGCTTGCTGCGGGGTGGCAAACAAAGGGCGCAGATATTCACTACGACGAAAAGGTCAACCCGTAGCTGCTTTCATCAATTCCGTAGACCATGAAGCGGGCAACGACTTGCGCTACCGCATCGCTCGCGGGAACGAGGCCGATAAGAGCTAAGCCCGAAACCTGAAGCCAACGCCCACAAAAAAAGGGAAGTCGTATTAGTAACTCAAATACAACTTCCCGCTCGTTTCACAAACAAGCTATTTTAGCTTGAGCTCACCCCAGAAACGGCGGGGGCTTTGGGAAAAGAGGACGCCCCATTCAAAGGGCGACGCCTCAACTCCACCCGCGGATCCGTATCCGCAGTTCGAGACAACCTTAGTTCAGCCGAACGATTCCCCCCTCGGGCAACTTTGCCCTTGGATACCGTCTCGGAGTGCTGGCGAGGCAAAACGCGATCCCCCTTTCCAGTCAGAGCGGAGACCGATGCTCCCGCCTGATTCCCAGACTTCGGAAAGCGAGAGCGCTCCAAGGAATACTGCTCCGCAGTTAAACTTACCTGCCCCGCAAGCAATAGCAGGGACAACGACAATACTGTTTTAGTCTTCATGTGTAATTATTATTTCCATACATGAAGCAACGTTTTGAAAACAATATGGCTGCGCAGCACAGCCTGTTTCGAAAGCAGCAAATGCGGCCCCTTATAGTGAAGCGCCTTTTTCTGCTTTAACCTCCATCAACGAGAACCCTAGCCCCGCTACCCTCCGCATGCAGACTTAGGATTTCGTCACGATATTTCGTGCTCCACTGCCTCAACTTTTCGCCTATCACGAAATTTCGTTTAACAAGAAAAGGCTCCCAAAAACCCATTAACCACTTTCCTACAGCCACTTACACTGCAACAGAAAAATTTGGCACAAGCTTTGGTAAAAGGACTGTGAACGCGTTGCCGCAACTACGAGGCGACGCACCAGAGAAACCGTTCACTTGTACCTAAACCATGCACGACACCACCAAAACCCAGTCCAAGCTCTCTCCGCGGGAGCTTCTGCGAGCAGCGACTCGCTTCGCCCTATCCCTCACACGCAATCATTCAGACGCCGAGGACCTCGCCCAGATTGCCTGGATGAAACTGCAAAAGAAGTACGGGAGCGTCGACAACCGGCGCCTTCTCTTCGTCGCCATTCGCAATACTCACTTCGACCAACTGAGACGCACGCGCGTCGTCAGCTTCAGCCCTTTGGAGTCGGCCCCGGAACCGTCCCGCAGCGAGACGCCAGGCCACAGCCTCGATCTGGAAACCACTCTCTCGACTCTCTCCGAAGCGGAACGAACCACCCTCCAACTCAACATCATGGAAGGCTACACCGCTATCCAGATTGGCGAAAAGTTGGGCATGCCTCGCGGCACCGTCCTCAGCCACATGTCCCGAGCCCGCAGCAAGCTGCGCAAAGCCTTCGGACCAGAGTTCGGCGCCCTAGAGGGCCAAGTCGCCTAGCTGCCGATCGAACCATGAACGCGCTCATCAAAAGATGCTGGATCGCTCTCGCGCTCCTCGCGGCCACCGCCACCTTTGCCCAAGAGGGGGAAAGCGACGAGGGTCAATTCCTGAGCTTCACGCTGGAGAACGACGCGCCCAACGGCACCGACCGCTACTACAGCTCCGGCATCGAAGTAACTTGGTCGAAATGGCAACGCTTGCTTCCGGCTCTGCCCTTCGAACTCAGCTTCCCCGCCCCGCCGCCACCCGCGATCCGCGACCTGCCAAACTTCCACGCAGGCCAATCCTACAGCCTGCGAAGCATCGCCGTCGGCCAACAAATCTATACGCCGGCCGATCTTTCGAATCCCGACTACCTTCCCAGCGACCGACCTTATGCAGGCTGGAGCTATCTCCAACTTTCGCTCGCCCGCGCATGGGGACACCAGCGCCAGAGCGTCGCCATCGAAGTCGGAACCTTCGGGCCCAACTCCCAAGCCGACGAAGCTCAGCGCTCATTCCACAAACTGATCGGCAGCGCCGTGCCCCAAGGCTGGGAACATCAAGTAAAGAACCATGTATCGGCAGACTTGATACTGACGAGAGACGACCGTCTGCTCAGCCAACGCATTCTAGGCGACTATCGCCTAAACCTAAGCAGCTCGCAGAAGCTCCGCTTGGGAAGCGCTAATAGCAAACTGGAGCTTGGATTCGCCACCGACTTCGCCAAAGGAACTCCGGGCAGCGATCGACGCTCGATCCGCTACTTCAGCCGCGGATCCATAAGCTTGGTCGGCAGGGACCGCAGCCTCAGCAATCCCTACCGCGAATCGTCTACAGGGGTCGCCAAAGCCAGTCTCGTTCCTAGGTTGGAAGCTGGCTTCGAATACCAATTGCCCAAAGCCAAGCTTAGTTTCAGCATCGTTCGCCTCGGCAAGCAATTCGCGTCGCAAGAAGGGGATCACAGCTTTGCCTCAATCAGCTATAGCCTTTGGTGAGTCGAGCCAACTTGACTCCACGTATTCTATATTCCGATACATCTTCCTACTCTTCCCACGGCCGTTGCTTGGCCCTTAACTCGATGCCAAGCTTCTTCATCCGCGAGGCGAGCGTGCTCGGCTTGAGTCCGAGCACGCTCGCCGCCCCGTCCTCGCCGTAAACACGCCCTTCCGTCACTTTCAGGGCGTTGAGGATGTTGCGCCGCTGCAGCTCGACCATTTGGTCTTCATTCATCACCGCATCCTCGGAGACCGGACTCGCAACTTGACCGCCAACGGAGCTTTCCCCTGTCGGCACCTCAAAACGCAAACTTTTGCCACGACTCGTAATCAAGGCTCGCTCCACCTGATTCTGCAACTCCCGCACATTCCCCGGCCAATCGTAGCGAGCCAAGGCTTGTAGTTGCGATTTACTTACACTTGGCATCTTCAAGCCATGCCGCTTTACCAAGTGCTCCACGAAGTGGGCGAGCAGGGCTGGAATATCCTCTCGACGCTCCCTCAAGGCCGGGGCCTCGATGGGAAACACATTGAGGCGGTAGTAGAGGTCCTCGCGAAAACGCTTCTCCTGCACCTCCTCCTTCAAGTTTCGATTGGTAGCCGCGATGATGCGCACGTCGACATGGCGCGTTCGATCCTCGCCCACCCGCTCGTATTGCCCTTCCTGCAACACCCGCAGCAGCTTTGCCTGCAAGTCGAAGGGCATTTCTCCTACCTCGTCTAAAAAGAGGGTGCCGCCCGCCGCCGCTTCGAAGCGCCCGGGGCGGTCGCGCAAGGCGCCGGTGAACGCTCCCTTGGCATGGCCGAAGAGCTCGCTTTCAAACAAGCTCGCCGGAATGCCCGCGCAATTCACGCGGATCATCGGCTGATCCTTGCGCTGACTGCGTCGGTGGATTTCGCGAGCAATCAGCTCCTTGCCGGTGCCCGACTCCCCTGTTACCAAAACATTGGCCCCCGTAGCCGCCACCAACTCGATTTTGGATACGATTTGTTGCACCGGCTCGCTGCGACCCACGATTTCGCCGAAGCTCCGGCTCTCCTCCACTTCGGTACGCAAGTATTCGTTTTCCAACTCCAGCTTGCCATGCAGCTCCCGTATCTGTTCGAACGCCTCCGCATTCGCAATGGCCATCGCCAGGTGGTCGGCGACCATCCTCTGGAAACGGGCGAGATTCTGGTCGATCTCCCGGCGAATGAAAATTCCCAATACGCCCAAGACCTTGCCTCGAAACAACAGCGGCTGAGCATTGATCCCCTTGATGCCCTCGTCGATCGCCCACTTCGGATCCACCACCCAGGTCCGATCTTCCTTGAGATTGACCGTGACCGACTGACCCGTTTGGGCCACGTGCCCGACTTTTCTCACCCCGATTGGAAAACGAGCGAAACGCCCGTCCAAGCGATTCCACACTTCGCTCTTGTTCACCATGGAGCGTCCGCCACTGGCAACCAAGTGCATGCACTTCACATGCTTCTGGCACTCCTCCGCCAAGTGACAGCGATCGCATATGTCGCCCTCCCGCAGCTGCCAAACCCGCACCAAGGCGACATCCTCCCACTCGGAGATCACTTGGGCAGCCGTATCCAAAAGCCGCTGACAATTGTGTTCCTGAGGCAGCTTGAGCAACAAGTCCGCCAATGCCTCCAAGCCTTTCGTGAGCGTGCTCTCCATACCACCATGAACACGACATTTCGTGGTACATCAACACTATATTTCGCGTTCCCCAAGATATCGCCAGAGCTTTCCCGACAGGGAAATATTCTCTAAACACTGTCCTTCAATTACTTATAGCAAACAAGCACCTTCTTGGCGCAGCCTGTGATAAAGGGTTGGCATGTTCGAAAACGAATCGAGAATCAGCCAAGTCAACACGGAGGCCCTACCGGCGCCCCTTCGTCTCGAGTTGCAGAAGCTGGCAGGCGGAGCACGCAGCCTTGAGGGCTTCCTGCAGGTGCTCGCGAACGCCCCGCTCATGCTGGAGGCCTACCTTGTATTCGGAAACGCTCTCGACAAGTGCAGCCTTTCGGAAGAGCTGCAGGCCAAGCTCTTCCTCGCGATCGGCGAATTGGCAAGCAGCTCCTACGACGTGTCCGCCGCCACTTCCCGAGCTAAGGCCCTCGGAATCAGCGAGGAGGAAATCAAACGCGCCCGCTGTGGCTTGTCCGACTTTCCCCTTCATCGCGCCGCCCTCGCTTTTGCCCGTCAGCTGATACGCAAGCACGGCCATCTCACGGACGAGGAGCTCAACAGCCTCCGACGCTCCATCCACGACGAACGAACCATCGTGGAAATCGTCGCAGCCGTGGCCCAAGTCCACTTCGCAAGCCTGCTCAACAACCTCGCGAACACCCCCTTGGACCATCCTCCAGCCCAAGAGATACGAGACCTTAGTTAACACATTTCTACGTAACCATAAACCTAATACAATAAAATGAAGATAAACTGGACCAACGCAATCGTCGCCGGAATCCTCGGCACCATCCTATTCGACATCTCCGGATTCCTGATGACAGGAACCTGGTGGGACATCCCCGGCCTCATCGGCCAAAAGCTGGGATACGGGCTCCTGGGAGGACTGCCCGTTCACTACGGAAACGGCATCGCCCTCTCCGTCATCTATGCGGCCCTCCGCCCATCGCTCTTCGGCCCCGAGTGGTTTCGAGCTTTCGCCTACACCACCGCCCAAACCGTGCTCATCGTGTGGTTCTTCATGCTCCCGCTGCTCGGAGCCGGCATCGCCGGATGGGACCTCAACAAGGCCCTGCCCATCATCACCTTGGTTCGCCATTACGCCTACATGGTGCCGCTCGCCTTGATGCTCAATCCCCAGAGCCAGTTTTCGACTCTCTTCGGAAAGCCGAGCGACCCGCAACCTTGCTGAAAGCGGAATGCAAACCCTCGAGAGCGAACGACTCCGAAGGAAGCTTCAACTCCAGGAGTTCCTCTCACGCACCACGCTAACCGCATCGCTGCACCCTCAACGTATTCACTCTTTAGCGACACTCAACACCCTAAAACCAAAACAACTCATCATCAAAAAAATATCATGAACAGAATAAAACTAATCGAAGCAGAAAACGCAGCGCCCGCCACGGCATCGCTTTACCAAGCGGTCAAGTCCAAGCTAGGACTCGTCCCCAATATGGTGAAAGCGCTCGGCAACAGCAGCACCGCCCTCGAGGGCTACCTCGGACTCAGCGGAGCCGTATCCAAAGGCAGCCTACGTCCGTCGACCCGCGAGAAGATCGCTCTCCTACTCGCCGAGGAAAACAGCTGCGAGTACTGCCTGCGGGCCCACACTGCCATCAGCGGATCGCTCAAGATCCCTGCGGGCGAAATCGCAGAGGCGCGTCGCGGCACTGCCTACGACGTCAAGGAGCAAACCTTGCTGACCCTCTCCAAGGAGATCCTGGAAACCCGCGGCGCCGTAAGCGACGAAACCCTGCAAACGGCCCGCCGAGCCAACGTGAGCGATGAGGAGATCGCCGAGGTCGCTGCCAACGTGGCCCTCAACATCTACACCAACTACTTCAATCGCCTGGCTCAGACCGAAAACGACTTCCCAGCCGTGGAAGCATGCTCCTGCCAAAACGCCTAATCGCGGCGTTCTCAACAAAACAACATCCAACGAATCGCGGCAGGGGCCACAAGCCCCTGCCGCCTAAAACACCCAAGAAGATGGCTCGAAAGTTCATGGAGATCGCTCTCACTCCCAGCGTACAAAAAGCCCAAGAGGCGGCTTACGGAAGACACCAAACCGTCGAGAAGGGAGCGGAGACCGATGCCCTCGGCGAGGGCGAGCAAGCCTTTGTCCAAGCTCGCAACTCCTTCTACATGGCCACGGTCAACGAGGACGGCTGGCCCTACATCCAGCATCGCGGCGGGCCCACTGGCTTCCTGAAAACGATAAGCCCGGAGCAAATCGCCTTCGCCGACTACAAAGGAAACCGGCAGTTGATCAGCACCGGCAACCTCTCTCGCCACGACCGCGTCGCCCTCTTCCTCATCGACTATCCGTCACGCACGCGACTGAAAATCCTCGGTCGAGCCCGTACCTACCCTCTTTCCGAAACGCCTCCCGAAGTGCTGGACGGCATCGGCGACTCTACCCTTGGACGAGCGGAACGCGTGTTCGTCATCGATGTAGTCTCCTTCGACTGGAACTGCTCCCAATACATCACGCCCCGCTATTCTCACGAGGAGATCGCTCCCCTCGTAGAAGGGCTCAAGCAACGCATCCAAGATTTGGAGACGCATTAAAAACGCAGGCGATTTACCCCCACTTTACCGTTCCCGCCCGGGAACAAACCGAAGGCCAAACACGGCTGAAACATCAACAACACAATCCGAGTAAACTATGAAAACCCTAGGCAATATCTCAACGCTCCTCACTGGACTTATCGCAATGCACAGCGCCCTCGCCCAACTTCCCGACCCGGGACTGGAGATCGACCTGTCCGACACCGCCTTGGTGATCACGGACCCGCAAAACGATTTCCTCAGTCCCGAGGGAGTCACCTGGGGAGTCGTCGGAAAAAGCGTAACCGAGAACAACACCGTCGAGCACATCGGACAACTCTTCGCCGCAGCCAAGGAACGCGGAATGCTCGTGGTCGTGTCTCCCCACTACTATTACCCACACGACCACGTATGGGAGCACGAGGGCACACTCGAGACGGTGATGCACAGTATCGGCATGTTCGACCGAGACGGTCCCCTCACCACTGAAGACTTCGAAGGCTCAGGCGCCGACTGGCTGGAGCGCTACAAGCCTTACATCGAACACGAGAGCACCGTAGTCACAAGCCCCCACAAAGTCTACGGTCCCGAGTCGAACGACCTCGTTCTACAGCTGCGCAAACGTGGTATCCGAAAAGTAATACTTGGCGGCATGTCGGCAAACCTCTGCACGGAATCACACCTGCGTGAACTGATGGAGCAAGGCTTCGAAGTCGCCGTCGTGCCGGACGCGACCGCAGCCGCGATCGTGGGCGACCTCGACGGTTTCCAGGCCGCCTCCGTCAACTACCGCATGATCGCCAACACCACTTGGCCTACCAAGGACGCAGTCCAAAAAATACGCTCCGCGCCGGGGGATCCTAAGGTTGCCCCCTTTCGCCCGCAGACAAAAACGCGCTAGATCGCCCACGAGAGGAACACGAAGCCATGACAACCACATTGCAAAACGAGACCGTATCACGTCCGCCACTACCACCATTCACCCAGGAGAGTGCCTTCGCAAAAGTCCAGGCAGCCGAAGACGCATGGAATTCCCGCGATCCAGAAAGAGTCGCCCTCGCCTATTCGCCCGACACGCGCTGGCGCAACCGCTCCGATTTCCTAAACGGTCGCGAGGAAGTCCGCCAATTCCTAGCCCGCAAATGGGAAAGGGAGCTCGACTACCGGCTCAAGAAAACGCTCTGGAGTTTTACCGGGAACCACATCTCCGTAAAATTTGAATACGAGTACCACAACGAAGCGGGACAATGGTTCCGCGCTTACGGAAACGAACAATGGGAATTCGCCGCGAACGGACTGATGCAAGTTCGAGAGGCCAGCATCAACGACGTCGCAATCGAAGAGTCCGAGAGAAAATTCCGCTGGGAACGATAGCCAACAAAAGGGGTGCGTACCGCTCTAGCCTCGGTACGCACCTAACACCTCCCATATCTACGTATCCTATTTTTTGATACACTATATCATTCACCCAAACCACTTACGACTGAGTCCAGCCCTTCAAATGAACACCTTAACCTTCGACACCGTCATTATCGGGTCCGGCACTTCCGCTTACTACGCTGCCCGCGGCTTGCAAGCCGGCGGTCAAAGAGTCGCCGTCGTCGACCAGCAAGCCTTCGGCGGTACCTGCGCCCTCCGCGGCTGCCAGCCCAAGAAATATCTCGTCGCCAACGCCGAGGCCATTGCCGCCGCCCGACATCTATCCGGAAAAGGAATCACTCACGCTCCGCAAACGGACTGGCCCGCCCTGCAGGCCCTTAAGAACGAATTCCTGGAAGGCATCCCCGAAAGCTCTTTCAACGGATACCGCCAAGCGGGAATCACTCCCATTCGCGGTCGAGCCCAGCTGCTCGACGAGCACACCCTGCAGGTCGAGGACTCAACCCTCATCGCTGACCACATCATCATCGCCACCGGCTCCTCCCCTCGCCGCCTCGACATTGACGGAGCCGCGTTGGCTGGCACGAGCGACACCTTCCTGGACCTGCCCAGCCTGCCTCCGCGCATCGCTTTCATCGGCGGCGGATACATCTCTTTCGAATTTGCCCATGTCGCCGCTCAAGCCGGCAGTGAAGTCACCATCGTGCACCGCAGCGCCCGACCGCTCAGCTCCTTTGACCCAGAGGCCGTCACGACCCTGCTCCACGCAACCGCCGCGGCCGGCATCACCTTCTGGCCGGAACAAACCGCGACCTCGATTGAGCGAAGCGGCAACGGACTTCTCCTGACGACCAACAGCGGGGCTTCGATCGAAGTCGATTGCGTCATAAACGCGAGCGGCCGCAGCCCCAACCTTGGCGTACTCGACCGGGCAAGCGCCGCAATCAAGACAAGCCCCCGCGGCATCGTCGTGAATCGCTACCTGCAAAGCCCCTCCCACCCTAGCATCTACGCGATCGGCGACGTCGCCGACACCGGCTACCAACTTGCCACCGTCGCCGATCGGGCAGGCATGCTGGTCGCGGAAAACATCCTGTACGGAAACCGATCGCCCCTCGAGCTCGACACTGTCGCCAGCGCCGTATTCACCATTCCAAACCTGGCTCGGGTTGGGCTCAGCGAGGAGGAAGCCCAGCGCCAAGGACTCGACTTTCGCGTCCACAAAGGCTC is a genomic window of Pelagicoccus enzymogenes containing:
- a CDS encoding lipid A deacylase LpxR family protein, with translation MNALIKRCWIALALLAATATFAQEGESDEGQFLSFTLENDAPNGTDRYYSSGIEVTWSKWQRLLPALPFELSFPAPPPPAIRDLPNFHAGQSYSLRSIAVGQQIYTPADLSNPDYLPSDRPYAGWSYLQLSLARAWGHQRQSVAIEVGTFGPNSQADEAQRSFHKLIGSAVPQGWEHQVKNHVSADLILTRDDRLLSQRILGDYRLNLSSSQKLRLGSANSKLELGFATDFAKGTPGSDRRSIRYFSRGSISLVGRDRSLSNPYRESSTGVAKASLVPRLEAGFEYQLPKAKLSFSIVRLGKQFASQEGDHSFASISYSLW
- a CDS encoding response regulator, whose protein sequence is MNDKKIRILLVDDHVVLRMGLATAANCEPDMEVVGQAENGEEALEKCRLLNPDVVVLDLRMPKIGGIETIKLLKKENNSVRVLVFSNYASGEEATQAYRAGASGFVVKDMPLDNLIEGIRSVYQGDQYLPTEIATRLSRQALSHLTKRELEVLSYVAKGLSNKEIAAELELVEGTIKVHITNILSKLGVSDRTQAILTAVKRGLIHIE
- a CDS encoding carboxymuconolactone decarboxylase family protein; the protein is MNRIKLIEAENAAPATASLYQAVKSKLGLVPNMVKALGNSSTALEGYLGLSGAVSKGSLRPSTREKIALLLAEENSCEYCLRAHTAISGSLKIPAGEIAEARRGTAYDVKEQTLLTLSKEILETRGAVSDETLQTARRANVSDEEIAEVAANVALNIYTNYFNRLAQTENDFPAVEACSCQNA
- a CDS encoding dihydrolipoyl dehydrogenase family protein, producing MNTLTFDTVIIGSGTSAYYAARGLQAGGQRVAVVDQQAFGGTCALRGCQPKKYLVANAEAIAAARHLSGKGITHAPQTDWPALQALKNEFLEGIPESSFNGYRQAGITPIRGRAQLLDEHTLQVEDSTLIADHIIIATGSSPRRLDIDGAALAGTSDTFLDLPSLPPRIAFIGGGYISFEFAHVAAQAGSEVTIVHRSARPLSSFDPEAVTTLLHATAAAGITFWPEQTATSIERSGNGLLLTTNSGASIEVDCVINASGRSPNLGVLDRASAAIKTSPRGIVVNRYLQSPSHPSIYAIGDVADTGYQLATVADRAGMLVAENILYGNRSPLELDTVASAVFTIPNLARVGLSEEEAQRQGLDFRVHKGSTKNWPSSQRIGEAHSFFKVLIENGSNRILGAHLLRHQAAEVINLFALAIKKKLTVGDLKSVLWAYPTYGSDLNNMIA
- a CDS encoding cysteine hydrolase family protein — protein: MKTLGNISTLLTGLIAMHSALAQLPDPGLEIDLSDTALVITDPQNDFLSPEGVTWGVVGKSVTENNTVEHIGQLFAAAKERGMLVVVSPHYYYPHDHVWEHEGTLETVMHSIGMFDRDGPLTTEDFEGSGADWLERYKPYIEHESTVVTSPHKVYGPESNDLVLQLRKRGIRKVILGGMSANLCTESHLRELMEQGFEVAVVPDATAAAIVGDLDGFQAASVNYRMIANTTWPTKDAVQKIRSAPGDPKVAPFRPQTKTR
- a CDS encoding pyridoxamine 5'-phosphate oxidase family protein, with the protein product MARKFMEIALTPSVQKAQEAAYGRHQTVEKGAETDALGEGEQAFVQARNSFYMATVNEDGWPYIQHRGGPTGFLKTISPEQIAFADYKGNRQLISTGNLSRHDRVALFLIDYPSRTRLKILGRARTYPLSETPPEVLDGIGDSTLGRAERVFVIDVVSFDWNCSQYITPRYSHEEIAPLVEGLKQRIQDLETH
- a CDS encoding DUF1348 family protein, with the translated sequence MTTTLQNETVSRPPLPPFTQESAFAKVQAAEDAWNSRDPERVALAYSPDTRWRNRSDFLNGREEVRQFLARKWERELDYRLKKTLWSFTGNHISVKFEYEYHNEAGQWFRAYGNEQWEFAANGLMQVREASINDVAIEESERKFRWER
- a CDS encoding RNA polymerase sigma factor; this encodes MHDTTKTQSKLSPRELLRAATRFALSLTRNHSDAEDLAQIAWMKLQKKYGSVDNRRLLFVAIRNTHFDQLRRTRVVSFSPLESAPEPSRSETPGHSLDLETTLSTLSEAERTTLQLNIMEGYTAIQIGEKLGMPRGTVLSHMSRARSKLRKAFGPEFGALEGQVA
- a CDS encoding sigma-54-dependent Fis family transcriptional regulator; translated protein: MESTLTKGLEALADLLLKLPQEHNCQRLLDTAAQVISEWEDVALVRVWQLREGDICDRCHLAEECQKHVKCMHLVASGGRSMVNKSEVWNRLDGRFARFPIGVRKVGHVAQTGQSVTVNLKEDRTWVVDPKWAIDEGIKGINAQPLLFRGKVLGVLGIFIRREIDQNLARFQRMVADHLAMAIANAEAFEQIRELHGKLELENEYLRTEVEESRSFGEIVGRSEPVQQIVSKIELVAATGANVLVTGESGTGKELIAREIHRRSQRKDQPMIRVNCAGIPASLFESELFGHAKGAFTGALRDRPGRFEAAAGGTLFLDEVGEMPFDLQAKLLRVLQEGQYERVGEDRTRHVDVRIIAATNRNLKEEVQEKRFREDLYYRLNVFPIEAPALRERREDIPALLAHFVEHLVKRHGLKMPSVSKSQLQALARYDWPGNVRELQNQVERALITSRGKSLRFEVPTGESSVGGQVASPVSEDAVMNEDQMVELQRRNILNALKVTEGRVYGEDGAASVLGLKPSTLASRMKKLGIELRAKQRPWEE
- a CDS encoding carboxymuconolactone decarboxylase family protein, producing the protein MFENESRISQVNTEALPAPLRLELQKLAGGARSLEGFLQVLANAPLMLEAYLVFGNALDKCSLSEELQAKLFLAIGELASSSYDVSAATSRAKALGISEEEIKRARCGLSDFPLHRAALAFARQLIRKHGHLTDEELNSLRRSIHDERTIVEIVAAVAQVHFASLLNNLANTPLDHPPAQEIRDLS